In Amia ocellicauda isolate fAmiCal2 chromosome 5, fAmiCal2.hap1, whole genome shotgun sequence, a genomic segment contains:
- the LOC136750261 gene encoding uncharacterized protein LOC136750261: MGAGFNLTGYNSKGEYDGRSEFSSDGFDQQGFNRASFDCKGLDTHGFNYLGLFVGFTYHCEYLPLSQCQHRSQDGLSREMVSFSPGKHCADVACGDGCGCSFEGRTYRFGESFESGCEVCLCSYTGAVECSCRHLTQRKEVRDMTLAERETYQQAVKMLYSKRGVWEDFARIRAEYVPQANGQYTFLPWHRYFLKTLERELQRVSSCEVSIPYFEWTVDAGSLATSAIWQANVFGGNGEHKTDCVSHHPFQHKTGWSPCLRRKFNTSVALPDAINIQLILAEEDFHQFSLRIQAISGLFHLWVGGNMASLFSAYDPIFWSHYAFMDNLWMQWQELRLDGLSSYPVELRYVKMKPFDIAPDDIMLSQQQLCTMYVPVTLGTPCNLTTSHKLSGFNKERYNGFRPPGYQRNGDNRDCLNWRARNDHRGMYDKKGFNMQGYDRSGFDQMGWDQYGFGRDNYDRDYFDHDGYDISGYNRYGFNRLNITSFGVRPDGTFTASVHGEDVEKLFENGYNKYGYDMFGFDHNGFDVFGFRTDGYDKDGCNFYFQGPHYMRFYFFIQLQIKMLGPEILSRIKRICPSITPLPEDWLVQNWMALDAHESLSLIRLIEQNWAMQHPFDGDFIPNISSVKEDGIWLPVTPDLRFCFELHWFSGCPIGTAPLACPDLCKTAQCAGYPEAECRVHNCGSCFTEWYERETDSHVMCQGW; the protein is encoded by the exons ATGGGCGCTGGCTTTAATCTGACTGGATACAACAGCAAAGGGGAATACGACGGGCGTTCTGAGTTCAGCTCTGATGGGTTTGACCAGCAAGGATTCAACAGGGCTTCCTTTGACTGCAAAGGCCTGGACACACATGGGTTTAACTACCTGGGTTTGTTCGTTGGCTTTACCTACCACTGTGAGTAcctgcctctctctcagtgccagCATCGCAGTCAGGACGGTCTCAGCAGGGAAATGGTCAGCTTCTCCCCTGGTAAGCATTGCGCGGACGTGGCCTGCGGAGACGGATGCGGTTGCTCCTTTGAAGGACGCACCTATCGGTTTGGGGAGTCGTTCGAATCTGGCTGTGAAGTCTGTCTGTGTAGCTACACCGGTGCCGTGGAATGTAGTTGCCGGCATCTGACACAGCGCAAGGAAGTGAGAGACATGACCCTGGCAGAGAGGGAGACTTACCAGCAGGCCGTGAAGATGCTTTACTCCAAACGAG GTGTTTGGGAAGACTTTGCTAGAATACGGGCCGAATACGTACCCCAGGCCAATGGACAGTATACCTTTCTCCCTTGGCACCGCTACTTCCTTAAAACGCTAGAGAGAGAGTTGCAGAGAGTGTCCTCCTGCGAAGTTTCCATCCCATACTTCGAATGGACTGTGGATGCGGGTTCTCTGGCGACCTCTGCCATTTGGCAAGCCAATGTCTTTGGCGGCAACGGGGAGCACAAGACAGACTGCGTTTCGCATCACCCTTTTCAGCACAAAACCGGGTGGTCACCTTGCCTCCGCAGGAAGTTCAACACATCAGTGGCTTTGCCTGACGCCATCAACATACAACTCATTCTGGCTGAGGAGGACTTCCATCAGTTCTCCCTTCGCATACAGGCCATCTCAGGGCTCTTCCACCTTTGGGTAGGCGGAAACATGGCATCTTTGTTCAGTGCCTATGATCCTATATTTTGGTCTCATTATGCCTTCATGGATAATCTCTGGATGCAATGGCAGGAGCTCAGACTAGATGGGCTTTCCAGCTACCCGGTGGAATTGAGGTACGTGAAAATGAAACCTTTCGACATTGCTCCAGATGACATAATGCTCTCCCAGCAGCAGCTCTGTACCATGTATGTGCCAGTTACACTTGGCACCCCTTGCAACCTCACCACGTCCCACAAGCTGTCGGGCTTTAACAAAGAAAGGTACAACGGCTTTCGCCCCCCGGGTTACCAGAGAAATGGCGACAACAGAGACTGCCTTAATTGGAGAGCAAGGAATGACCATCGGGGAATGTATGACAAAAAGGGCTTCAACATGCAGGGGTATGACCGCTCTGGATTCGATCAGATGGGCTGGGACCAGTACGGTTTTGGAAGGGATAACTATGACCGGGACTATTTCGATCACGATGGCTATGACATTTCTGGCTACAACCGCTATGGGTTTAACCGATTGAACATTACGTCATTTGGGGTAAGACCGGATGGGACTTTTACTGCTTCTGTACATGGAGAAGATGTAGAAAAACTCTTTGAGAATGGATATAACAAGTATGGCTATGATATGTTTGGTTTCGATCACAATGGATTCGATGTGTTTGGATTCCGCACTGATGGTTATGATAAGGATGGCTGTAACTTTTATTTCCAGGGTCCTCATTACATGAGATTTTATTTCTTCATACAGCTGCAGATAAAAATGCTTGGACCAGAAATATTATCCAGAATTAAGCGCATTTGTCCTAGTATAACTCCTTTGCCAGAAGACTGGCTGGTGCAGAACTGGATGGCTTTAGATGCTCATGAAAGCCTATCACTGATACGCCTTATTGAGCAGAACTGGGCAATGCAACATCCCTTTGATGGGGATTTCATACCAAACATCTCCTCAGTGAAGGAAGATGGAATTTGGCTTCCAGTCACTCCAGACCTCAG attttGCTTTGAGTTGCACTGGTTTTCAGGGTGCCCAATAGGTACAGCTCCCCTGGCTTGTCCAGACCTTTGCAAGACTGCCCAGTGTGCAGGCTACCCAGAGGCAGAGTGTCGTGTCCATAACTGCGGATCCTGCTTTACCGAGTggtatgagagagagactgacagccATGTCATGTGTCAGGGTTGGTGA